A region from the Arachis ipaensis cultivar K30076 chromosome B01, Araip1.1, whole genome shotgun sequence genome encodes:
- the LOC107611396 gene encoding intracellular protein transport protein USO1-like: MVGEIDTKPIEPVQNAISLFGDNKADPNKSQSARIHKVSIALSPTTTNLLLVQSQNFNDLIVTLLLFSLYVCEQLTCEKEIEDLRKELANLKVQLEAKHAAHMQALLKLEHNQKKIHELSTLLKKCDLERKKNMNDDPTTKHETETESSKMKEMAELSSLEAAKLRDQLSHVLSELKATQRELLNKETELVAARDFKLKAIADAEEMRNALEIEKEQKEEIMKQVKELSEVIHSSKLDDAIEAERENFAAVLSEKDERIALAEQELEDMRNQIEQNERKIMDQSTQIGIMEIYMNQLKEEAISAKEEINGLNNAIESVTGELQKAKIELNMYKERDIESQVEIALLKSQFQEHRLAYIHQEHENQDWQGELNMITRIGSGSEEVRMNMENKNGEIAVVAAGAELPCELASMKKELRMAAAKMAELRGRAEQALSRAEVAEKAKAALEDKIARHREHRQRRKAALTALKEESNPKQFSPSSPDSTLTLQQPLGKVLNLKV; the protein is encoded by the exons ATGGTGGGTGAGATTGATACTAAACCAATTGAACCGGTCCAGAATGCGATATCCTTGTTTGGAGATAATAAAGCTGATCCGAATAAATCTCAATCTGCAAGGATTCATAAGGTAAGCATCGCACTCTCTCCCACAACAACTAACCTC TTATTAGTTCAAAGTCAAAATTTTAATGACTTAATTGTCACCCTACTCTTATTTTCTTTATATGTTTGTGAACAGCTAACTTGTGAAAAAGAGATTGAAGACTTGAGAAAAGAATTGGCCAACTTGAAGGTTCAATTGGAAGCAAAACATGCTGCACACATGCAAGCGCTTCTCAAGCTTGAACACAATCAAAAGAAGATTCATGAACTTTCCACACTCTTGAAGAAATGCGATCTCGAAAGAAAAAAGAACATGAATGATGATCCTACTACCAAACATGAGACTGAGACTGAATCATCCAAGATGAAGGAGATGGCAGAGCTCAGCTCGTTGGAAGCCGCGAAACTTCGCGACCAGCTTTCGCATGTTTTATCGGAGTTGAAGGCCACACAGAGAGAGCTTCTTAACAAAGAAACAGAACTTGTTGCCGCTAGAGACTTTAAATTGAAAGCGATTGCGGATGCGGAAGAGATGAGAAACGCATTGGAGATCGAGAAGGAACAGAAAGAAGAGATAATGAAACAAGTGAAGGAACTTAGCGAAGTGATTCATAGTTCGAAACTTGATGATGCAATTGAagcagagagagagaattttgctGCAGTGTTGTCTGAGAAGGACGAAAGAATTGCGTTAGCAGAACAAGAATTGGAAGATATGAGAAATCAAATAGAACAAAACGAGAGAAAGATCATGGATCAATCGACACAAATCGGAATAATGGAGATATATATGAATCAGTTAAAAGAAGAGGCTATTAGTGCAAAGGAAGAAATAAACGGTTTGAATAACGCAATAGAATCGGTAACCGGCGAATTACAGAAGGCGAAAATTGAACTGAACATGTATAAGGAGAGAGACATCGAATCGCAGGTGGAGATCGCATTACTGAAATCGCAGTTTCAGGAGCACAGATTGGCTTACATTCACCAAGAACATGAAAATCAAGATTGGCAGGGCGAATTGAATATGATAACAAGGATCGGATCTGGATCTGAAGAAGTGAGAATGAACATGGAGAACAAGAATGGTGAAATCGCAGTGGTGGCTGCGGGTGCAGAATTGCCGTGTGAGTTAGCATCAATGAAGAAAGAGCTGAGAATGGCGGCGGCGAAGATGGCGGAGCTGAGGGGGCGAGCAGAACAGGCTCTAAGCAGGGCAGAAGTTGCTGAGAAGGCGAAAGCAGCATTGGAAGATAAAATAGCGAGGCATAGGGAACACAGGCAGAGAAGAAAAGCTGCTTTAACCGCACTCAAAGAAGAATCAAACCCTAAACAGTTTAGTCCTTCTTCACCTGATTCAACACTTACCCTGCAACAGCCATTGGGTAAGGTTCTCAATTTGAAGGTGTAA